One region of Alosa sapidissima isolate fAloSap1 chromosome 1, fAloSap1.pri, whole genome shotgun sequence genomic DNA includes:
- the LOC121719960 gene encoding uncharacterized protein LOC121719960: MDFRKFVLQHFQRKYQTNPTYQKLRSVYFQKKYKENTDFQAKVREYSKDKYKRNQKHQNAVRAYSKDKYRRNQKHQNAVRDYSKVKYKTNSKFQRLVRDYSHMKYKKNIGFQNKIKEHNKRKYQENENIRLNKIKRSRESCLIWQKKQEDIGLTIDHFRQEVSCGPEYVCSVCHRLLFRKQVVKCKRHCYERKGAEVTALANRCITLQYVCDVECEQKCNFSDSPSSKLWICHTCHRKILGGKLPEESVTNNMHLDDIPAELKCLNSLEQHLIARHIPFMKLLCLPRGRQRACHGPCVSVPVNNAGVTNILPRNECDDKMIRVKLKRKLTYKGHYEYMYVHTDRVRNALRYLMANNKWYGDVTMNDKWVNSLNGTDQHEESTKQETPANSDDDNVPEEQAEEDVTYIKDQNGLLSDTSLQPVDLGSEIIDQNFQDILNVAPGEGNSPVRLLSDKTNEAKCFPVLYPSGGPTFHDERESKITLSRYLNTRILNADGRFAQNTDFIFYAQYISEVHQVVSGVSVALRKGGGNSSLKDASPDMLLNSESLGKILRNDEGYKFLRGIRGTPPYWMSVQKDLFAMIRQLSIPTFFASFSSADLRWPEMLNSILRIEGKQTSVDDLDWSDKCGLIRRNPVTAARMFDHRWHCFLRDVIMSPAEPIGKIKDYFYRVEFQQRGSPHVHCLFWVENAPKIDKESDDEVAQFIDTYITCEIPPETDAELYEVVSSVQRHSTRHSKTCRKKNTVCRFNFPRPPSSCTFITRGGNCEDLKGNDDDTSSSAIIKKVKTALTMPDMNFDTADAFFESLGINQGLFEKAYNICSKKKSIVLKRNPGDIWVNQYNKDLLRAWQGNMDIQYVTDAFSVVVYILSYITKAEQEMGLLLQRAQDESMNGNLDAKAAFRQLGSVYLHNREVSAQEAVYRLTHMHLKECSRDVQFIPVGDNPVRMSLPLHLLQSKAQFQQCNDESSIWMTNVIERYKSRPQNEQFEDICLASFCSEYRVLSKSQVPTERDSHDIIQLNNNCGFVKRRTRTEPAVVRYPRFSPTKNPEKYFHSLLQLFLPYYEDCHLKPPQFDTYEHFYKNGAVKCGVDVQRVQSIVDTNKALFEKESDEIDRAKKLLEDKIDLEDAWAQICPETERERLRCLDLMKEKVVDDEGDDNDKLIPDLTANPQTTCTLETNHVSMPRQDALHLLRSLNEEQSAIFYAVRKWCLQKLFGQNPEPLRLFITGGAGTGKSHLIKAIHYESTRLLSQIAENPEDLTVLLTAPTGVAAYNIGAATIHNTFSIGANVKLPYQPLGDEKVNSLRTKMGSLQILIIDEVSMVDHRLLAYIHGRLRQIKQTGDYSLFAKVSLICVGDFFQLKPVKGTPLFAENKGANLWDNNFEVAELTKVVRQENAAFAEMLNRLRVRKKNEPLTDCDVLTLRQRETGEESTDIHVYATNAEVDEYNVKRLQETCPDAISIRAQDFVRNPKTGRMERKVGFHTKVFNSCLPKCVSLGVGARVMLKKNIDVSDGLVNGACGTVVEIIHSQQEDDIPAAIHVEFEDPNVGKIQRSKAKRFSERSTIVEVQEEQVANNGGVRRQLPISLAWSVTVHKCQGLTVERAVVSLKKIFASGQAYVALSRVRTLGGLIIEDFKESAIFCDNKVDSAMKSLPEFNFGMSVSSNMNPVCTVALHNVQSLNAHIQDVQSHKALMNADCICLTETWLNVDTEEEPQLPGYVFKHNPRGNCYDDSEPAFAALKHQQRVITGHL; the protein is encoded by the exons ATGGACTTTAGGAAATTCGTGCTTCAGCATTTTCAGCGAAAATATCAAACTAATCCAACATATCAGAAATTACGAAGTGTTTATTTTCAAAAGAAATATAAGGAAAATACAGATTTTCAAGCAAAGGTACGAGAGTATTCCAAAGACAAATACAAGAGAAATCAGAAACATCAGAATGCTGTCCGTGCTTATTCTAAGGACAAATACAGGAGAAACCAGAAACATCAGAATGCTGTCCGTGATTATTCTAAAGttaaatataaaacaaacagcaaattTCAGAGACTTGTCCGTGATTACAGTCATATGAAATACAAGAAAAACATTGGATTCCAGAACAAAATTAAAGAGCATAACAAGAGGAAGTAtcaagaaaatgaaaacatccGTTTAAATAAAATCAAAAGAAGTCGTGAGAGTTGTTTAATATGGCAAAAGAAACAGGAAGACATTGGCCTAACTATTGATCATTTTCGTCAGGAAGTCAGCTGTGGTCCTGAATATGTATGCTCAGTATGTCACCGTTTACTCTTCAGGAAGCAAGTGGTTAAGTGTAAAAGACATTGCTATGAAAGAAAAGGAGCAGAAGTGACTGCATTGGCTAATAGATGCATAACATtgcaatatgtgtgtgatgttgaaTGTGAGCAGAAATGTAATTTTTCTGATAGTCCATCAAGCAAATTATGGATTTGCCATACATGTCATCGTAAAATACTTGGAGGAAAACTTCCCGAAGAGAGTGTTACCAACAACATGCATTTGGATGATATTCCAGCGGAACTTAAATGTCTGAACTCTTTGGAACAACATCTCATTGCACGTCACATTCCCTTCATGAAGCTGTTGTGTTTGCCTCGAGGCCGCCAGAGAGCTTGCCATGGTCCTTGCGTCTCAGTTCCAGTTAATAACGCAGGTGTGACCAATATACTCCCAAGAAATGAATGTGATGACAAGATGATAAGAGTGAAACTGAAACGCAAGTTGACGTATAAAGGTCATTACGAGTACATGTATGTCCACACTGATCGTGTCAGAAATGCACTGAGGTAtttgatggcaaacaataaatgGTATGGTGATGTGACTATGAATGACAAATGGGTAAActctctgaatggcactgaccaGCATGAGGAAAGTACCAAACAGGAAACACCTGCTAACAGTGATGATGACAATGTTCCTGAAGAGCAAGCAGAGGAAGATGTCACTTATATCAAAGACCAGAATGGGCttttgtcagatacatcatTACAACCTGTCGATCTGGGTTCAGAGATCATTGATCAGAATTTTCAGGATATACTTAATGTGGCACCAGGTGAAGGTAACAGTCCAGTGAGGTTGCTGTCTGATAAAACCAACGAGGCAAAATGTTTCCCTGTTTTGTATCCATCTGGTGGACCTACATTCCATGATGAAAGAGAGTCCAAAATAACTCTGTCAAGGTACCTGAATACACGCATTCTGAATGCGGATGGGCGTTTTGCACAGAACACAGACTTCATTTTTTACGCACAATACATATCAGAGGTGCATCAAGTTGTATCTGGTGTATCAGTGGCATTACGCAAAGGTGGCGGCAACTCCTCTCTGAAAGACGCATCACCAGACATGTTGTTGAACTCAGAGTCGTTGGGTAAAATATTGCGCAATGATGAAGGATACAAGTTCTTACGAGGAATTCGTGGCACACCTCCATACTGGATGTCAGTTCAGAAAGATTTATTTGCCATGATAAGACAACTCTCCATACCCACGTTCTTTGCATCTTTTAGCTCTGCAGATTTGAGATGGCCTGAAATGCTGAATTCTATTCTAAGAATAGAAGGTAAACAAACGTCTGTTGATGATCTTGACTGGTCTGACAAATGTGGACTCATACGTCGAAACCCTGTGACAGCAGCAAGAATGTTTGATCACAGATGGCATTGCTTTCTCCGTGATGTAATCATGTCGCCAGCAGAACCCATAGGGAAAATAAAGGACTACTTTTATCGTGTTGAATTTCAACAACGTGGTTCTCCTCATGTCCACTGTCTCTTTTGGGTTGAAAATGCTCCCAAGATTGATAAAgagagtgatgatgaagtggcacagttcatagatacatacatcacCTGTGAAATTCCACCAGAAACAGATGCAGAGCTTTATGAGGTTGTGAGCAGCGTACAGAGGCACAGCACAAGACACTCTAAGACTTGCCGCAAGAAAAACACAGTGTGCAGGTTCAACTTCCCACGGCCACCATCAAGCTGTACTTTCATCACAAGAGGCGGTAACTGTGAGGACTTGAAGGGCAATGATGACGATACAAGTTCTAGTGCAATAATAAAGAAAGTTAAAACTGCGTTGACCATGCCTGACATGAATTTTGATACAGCCGATGCATTTTTTGAGTCTCTTGGGATAAATCAAGGTTTGTTTGAAAAGGCGTACAACATATGTTCCAAAAAGAAAAGCATTGTCCTGAAACGAAATCCTGGAGACATTTGGGTGAACCAGTacaacaaagacttactccGTGCTTGGCAAGGCAATATGGATATCCAGTATGTCACAGATGCCTTTTCAGTTGTGGTCTACATACTGTCGTACATCACAAAAGCAGAACAAGAAATGGGTTTGCTCTTACAACGTGCTCAAGACGAGTCAATGAATGGCAACCTTGATGCAAAAGCAGCATTCAGACAGCTTGGAAGTGTATACCTACACAACAGAGAAGTTTCAGCCCAAGAGGCAGTGTATCgattaacacacatgcacttgaaaGAATGCTCTCGTGATGTACAGTTCATTCCAGTTGGTGATAATCCTGTTAGGATGAGTTTACCTCTGCATTTACTCCAAAGTAAAGCCCAATTCCAACAGTGTAATGACGAAAGCAGCATTTGGATGACCAATGTGATCGAGAGATATAAAAGCAGACCTCAGAATGAACAATTTGAGGATATATGCCTGGCCAGTTTTTGTTCTGAATACAGAGTTCTATCAAAGTCACAGGTTCCGACTGAAAGAGATTCACATGACATTATACAGCTCAATAACAACTGTGGCTTTGTGAAACGAAGGACCCGGACTGAACCTGCTGTCGTGAGGTATCCCAGATTTTCTCCCACAAAAAACCCAGAAAAGTACTTCCATTCATTGCTGCAACTATTTTTGCCTTACTATGAAGACTGCCACCTCAAACCACCTCAGTTTGATACATATGAGCATTTCTATAAAAATGGTGCAGTGAAATGTGGTGTTGATGTTCAAAGAGTGCAGTCGATTGTGGATACCAACAAAGctttatttgaaaaagaaagtgatGAGATTGACAGAGCTAAAAAGCTGCTGGAAGACAAAATTGATTTGGAAGATGCCTGGGCTCAGATATGTcctgaaacagaaagggagcGTCTTCGTTGTTTGGATctgatgaaagaaaaagttgtagatgatgaaggtgatgatAATGACAAACTCATTCCTGACCTGACAGCAAACCCACAGACTACATGCACTTTGGAAACAAATCATGTGTCAATGCCCAGACAGGATGCATTGCATTTATTGCGATCATTAAATGAAGAACAGTCTGCCATATTCTATGCTGTTCGTAAGTGGTGTTTGCAGAAactgtttggacaaaatcctGAACCGTTGCGATTATTCATTACTGGTGGAGCAGGAACGGGAAAAAGCCATTTAATCAAAGCGATACATTACGAATCTACACGGCTGTTGTCACAGATTGCTGAAAATCCTGAGGACCTCACTGTGCTTCTAACAGCACCTACAGGAGTGGCTGCATATAACATTGGCGCTGCAACAATTCACAATACATTCTCCATCGGTGCAAATGTCAAACTGCCATATCAACCACTAGGTGATGAGAAAGTCAATTCTTTGCGAACCAAAATGGGCAGCTTGCAAATTCTGATCATTGATGAAGTGTCCATGGTCGACCACCGTCTTTTGGCCTACATTCATGGTAGACTGCGTCAAATCAAGCAGACTGGTGATTATTCCTTGTTTGCAAAAGTTTCCCTGATTTGTGTGGGTGATTTTTTCCAACTCAAGCCCGTGAAAGGCACGCCTCTTTTTGCTGAAAACAAAGGAGCCAACCTTTGGGACAATAACTTTGAGGTTGCAGAACTGACTAAAGTTGTTAGACAAGAAAATGCAGCATTTGCGGAAATGCTTAATCGTCTCAGAGTCCGTAAAAAGAACGAACCTCTCACCGACTGTGATGTTCTCACACTGAGGCAGCGTGAAACTGGTGAGGAATCTACAGACATTCATGTGTATGCTACAAATGCAGAGGTTGATGAATATAACGTGAAGAGACTGCAAGAGACCTGCCCAGACGCAATCAGCATACGTGCTCAAGACTTTGTCCGAAATCCCAAAACTGGAAGAATGGAACGGAAAGTTGGCTTTCACACAAAGGTTTTCAACTCTTGCTTGCCTAAATGTGTTTCGTTGGGTGTTGGAGCAAGGGTCATGTTGAAGAAAAACATAGATGTGTCTGATGGCCTTGTCAACGGAGCATGTGGCACAGTCGTGGAAATCATTCATAGTCAACAAGAGGATGACATACCTGCAGCTATCCACGTGGAGTTTGAAGACCCTAATGTAGGAAAGATCCAGAGGTCAAAAGCAAAAAGGTTTTCTGAACGTTCAACGATAGTGGAAGTGCAAGAGGAACAAGTGGCTAATAATGGTGGAGTACGAAGGCAACTGCCGATTAGCCTGGCCTGGTCAGTAACTGTACATAAATGTCAAGGGCTTACTGTTGAAAGGGCTGTTGTATCACTCAAGAAGATCTTTGCTTCAGGGCAAGCATATGTTGCATTGAGTCGTGTGAGAACTCTCGGTGGGCTGATAATTGAGGACTTCAAAGAATCTGCCATATTTTGTGATAACAAAGTAGATTCGGCTATGAAAAGCTTGCCTGAGTTTAACTTTGGAATGTCTGTTTCATCCAACATGAACCCTGTGTGCACAGTAGCACTTCACAATGTGCAGAGTTTGAATGCTCACATTCAGGATGTTCAATCCCACAAAGCCCTCATGAACGCTGATTGTATTTGCTTAACAGAGACATGGCTCAATGTAGACACTGAAGAAGAGCCACAACTTCCAGGATACGTCTTCAAACACAATCCGAGAGGAAACTGTTACGATGACTCCGAGCCAGCCTTTGCAGCGCTGAAACATCAACAAAGAG TTATTACAGGTCATCTTTGA